The DNA segment GGCAGTGGGGCAGTGAATATCTGTTCGAAGAAGGCGAAGCCTGCACACGTCTGGTCGACACCCAAACCCGTCAGTCGCTGCGCAAAATCGAGTTACAAGCTCAGGATGGCCGTATTCTGCAAAGCCGGGACATTACGGCGATCATTCCTGAGATGTGATTGCCTGATGAGGGCTGATCTACTGCTGTTCTTTTTTGTGTTGCGCCATCTAATAACAAAAGATGGCGCAGTTTACGTAAGGATCTTACCGATCGCCCGGTGAGTTCACCAGGGTACTCTGCTCCTGGTCGAGAACTGTCAGACAGGCTTCGCCGCGCCTGCGAATTTTCAGCAAAGCGTTGCGGGTAACCTGATAATACTGCATCAGCTCACTTTTACTGGCTTCGGGGAAGGGCATGCCGCACAAGATATCGGCTTCAAAATGGCCTTTCGCCACGGTCAGTACATCCCCCGGATTTTGCGATAACGCTTTTGCTAATGCGGTAAGTATCATCGAGCGCATCGGTGCATCGGTGCTTTCTGCCAGTGAATCGGCGACCAGCAACCAGTCACGTTTACCCTGCGCGATGGCCTCGCCTACATTCGCACGCTGTTTAGCCGAAAGCTGACTGACAACATCATCAACGCCATCGCGATCAACTGCTTGCAGAATAAGTTCGGGCGTCAGTTTTTGACGATTCAAACGGGAGTGTTGTTGTTGTGTCGCAGAATTTTTAAGCCCGCTGATAGCCTGCTCCAACTGGTCGTTGCAGGGTTTTGCTGCTGTACCCAGTTTTTTCAGAGCCGCGTGGGTCAGCTTGTAATAGCGCGCAAGCCAGTTATCATCTTTGCCAGTGAAAGGCATGGTACACACGGTGTCGCGGCCTGGAAAATCAGCGTTTTTCTTCGCTGAGAGAACGTCAATGACAGCCGGGGCATTTTTAGGCAGCGCATTAGCCAGTGCCTCCGCAACTATTGTGGCGTTCCCCCCCTCCAGTCCTGGCGCAAGTTTAGGCACTAACGCGATCCACTGCGTGTCGGCGTTAAGGATGCCTTCACTGAGGGTATTAATCCCTTTTTCATCAAGGCCGCGAATGGTATCCGCCGCCCCAATTTTATCTATTGAAGCCTGCAAGCTCTGCGGTGTAACGGAAGGTTGTGAAGCGGTGGCGCTGAACGCCACCCATAACAGGAGTCCGGCAAGTTTTTTCATATCCAATTCCTTTGGAAGATTTTGCAATGTGAGCCTCAGCAGGCCGGAAGGCACTATACGCGATAGTCCTCCGTGGAGCGAAATGCTTCCTTAGCGAAGTGATTAAAGCTTGATCGGATGAGGCATTTAACGCTTTACTTTCTCATGCCAGTAGCGGCTCACCTCTTCCTCGCCATTCAAACTCACCACCATGTCTCCGCTGACGATAAAATGCGTCAGGTCGCTGCGCATCTCCAGTGTGATGACGGCTTCCATCCACCAGCCTTCGCGGCCCATTTTCATGGTTTGCGTCAGTAGGTAGCGCGCAGAAAGCGGGTCACCGTTGCTGACCGTCAGTTCGCGGCGCAGGCTGTGATCGACCGTGGTGTCAATATCATCGAAACGATAGACACCTTCGCCGAACACGCCGCCGACGCCGTGGGTGACGCAGGTCCAGCTGTCGGTGAGAAAATCATAGCTGATGTTGCGATCAACACGTCCTGGTGACAGCAGCGTTTGCGGCGTCGGGGCGGCGCTTTGTGGTTCAGAAATCGGCCCGGCGATACTGACCGGCTGAGCACATACCGGCAGAATAAGCTGCGCGCTGTGCAAGTCGACGGTGAGCGTCGCGGCTTCCGCCATCGGCCAGATCATCGGCCAGAAAGTGGTGGCCAGCGAAATACGCATCCGGTTTCCGGCGGCAAAGCGGTGGGCGATGCCGTCCAGTTGCACAGGAACTCTCACCTTTTGACCGGGGATCAGCGGGACCGATTTATCATGACCCTGAAGATGCGTCAGGTTCAGCCAGCCGTGGGTGACGCGGTTGACCGAGCCGTCGGGGGCGACGTCAGAAAGACGAACGTAAAGCATCGCGGCGGGTTTATCGCTGCTCAGTTCAACGGTGAACTGCGGAAAACCGAAAATCGTGAGCGGTTCCGCCAGCGGTTCGCCGTCGAAAAACTCGGCCATACCATCATCAACGCGCTGATCAGGCGGCATTTCGCCGGGTACGCCAGCTCCCATCCACTCACCGGCCATCAGGCCATGGTTCTGCGGCGAACAGATATTGATGACGCCTGCATCGGCGTCCGGCTGCGTATTCAGCTGGCCGCGCGTCAGCCAGCGCGGGCTGTGATGCACATTGCTGGCGGTGCCGCCATCAAATCCGACCCACTCGCCGCGACTCACCGGCCGCATCGCCGAGGCTGGCTGGCTGTCCTGCAACCAGGTCTGAATCATCGGGCCGTCCATCGCGCCGTTATCTTTGCCCTTCAGCCAGTGATCCCACCAGCGAACCGCTTCCTGTAAGAAACCGATCGCCGGTTCCGGCGTGCCATCCTGCGGGTAGATATGCGCCCACGGGCCGAGGATGGCGCGGCGTGGGACCTGTAAATTGTCCATCAGACGGAACACGGCATTACTGTACGCATCCGCCCAGCCACCGATCGCCATCACCGGACACTGAATGGCCGACCAGTCTTCACACACCGAACCGTGCTGCCAGTAAGCGTCGCGCAGCGGATGCTCCATCCACAGTGCAGGGAAGAACGGCATATTTTCAAGGCGGTTAATCCAGTCTTTATGCCAGCTGTCACCCACCAGCGCCGGGTCCGCCGGACGGCTCTGGTAGGCCAGCATGATACCGCCCCACCAGAGATTATCGTTGAGCAAACAGCCGCCTTTGTAGTGGATGTCGTCGGCGTAGCGGTCGTCAGTGGAACAGACGGTGATAACGGCTTTCAGCGCAGCCGGGCGGCGAGCAGCGACCTGCAAACCGTTAAAGCCGCCCCAGGATTTACCCATCATGCCGACATTGCCGCTGCACCAGCTTTGCCTGGTGATCCAGTCGATCACTTCCAGTGCGTCGTCCTGTTCCTGCAACAGATATTCATCGGCCAGCAGGCCGTCGGATTCGCCGCTGCCGCGCATGTCTACGCGCAGTACTGCGTAGCCATTGCCGGCAAAGAAACCGTGCATCGGTTCGTCGCGGGTGCGGGTACCGTCACGTTTGCGGTATGGAATGTATTCGAGGATCGCCGGAACTGGCTGGCTTTCGGCATCATCTGGCAGCCACAGGCGGGCAGCAAGGCGCGTGCCGTCGCCAAGCGGGATCCACAGATGTTCGGTCACGGTGACGGCGTGAGGAAAGTCGGTCACGATGCGTTTGGTGCTCATAAGACTCCTGTCGAAGGAATGGCTGACGCCGGAAGCGGAACGTTGCGCAGGGCGAGCACGTCGTCCAGCCAGGTGGTGCGCATTTCCGGTACGGAGGTCAGCAGTTTTTCGGTATAGCTGTGCATTGGTGCGCGAAAGACCACGTCGGTATCCCCGCTGGCGACCACTTTGCCCTGATACATTACTGCCACCTGATGGGCGATGCGTTTGACCGTGCCCAAATCGTGGGTGATGAACAGGTAAGACAGCCCCAGTTGTTGTTGCAAACGGCGCAGCAGATTCAGCACTTCTTCAGCGACCAGCGGATCGAGCGCCGATGTCGCTTCGTCACAGATAATCAGCTCCGGCTGCGCAGCCAGCGCGCGGGCGATACAAACGCGCTGCTTCTGGCCGCCTGAGAGTTCGCCGGGGCGACGGTCAATAAGCTTCACCGGTAGTTCAGTCAGGCGTAGCAGTTCTTCCACCCGTTCACGAGCCTGTTTTTTATTCATGCCAAAATAGAAAGTCAGCGGGCGGCCGATAATGTCCAGCAGCGTCTGGCGCGGATTCAGCGCCACGTCGGGAAGCTGATAAATCATCTGGATCCGGCGCAGCGTCTCTTTGTTGCGCTTCTGATAATTATGCGACAGCGACATGCCGTCGAAGTCCGTCGTGCCTTCGGTATCCGGCAACAACCCGACCAGGGCCCGTGCCAGCGTGCTTTTACCGCTGCCTGACTCGCCGATGATCGCCAGCGTTTTGCCCCGTGGCAGTTGCAGACTGACGTCATGCACCACGCGCTGACCATTATAACCGGTGCTCAATTTCTGCATGGTCAGCAGCGGCTGGCCGGAGGATGCGTGGCCTTCTGTCAGCGGCGACAGAGCAGGTTCACGCTCGGCCACCAGCCTGCGGGTATATTCCTGCTGCGGATTTTCCAGAATGGTTTGTGTCTCGCCGGTTTCCACTTCTTTCCCGTGACGCAGCACCATAATACGGTCGGCGAGCTGGGCGACTACGGCCAGATCGTGAGTGATGTACAGTGCGGCAGTGTTGAACTCGCGCACCAGTTTGCGCAGCATCACCAGCACTTCAATTTGCGTAGTGACGTCCAGTGCGGTGGTCGGTTCGTCCATGATCAGCAAATCAGGCTTGCAGGACATCGCCATCGCGGCCATCGCCCTTTGCAACTGCCCGCCGGAAAGCTGGTGCGGATAGCGTTTGCCGATGTTCTCCGGATCCGGCAAATCGAGCGAGCGGAACAGCGAAACCGCCCACTGGCGGCTTTCTTCTTTGTTCATCAGACCGTGGCGAATCGGGCCTTCGCAGACCTGTTTTTCAATGGTCAGCGCCGGGTTAAAAGACGCGGCGGCGCTTTGCGCGACATAGGCCACGCGGCGGCCGCGCCATTCACGTTTAACATGGGAAGGTTGTGAAACGATATCGGTGCCGTCGAGAAATACTTCGCCACCGGCAATGCGGCAGCCCTGGCGCGCATAGCCCAGCGCGGCCAGTCCGATGGTCGATTTACCGGCGCCGGATTCGCCGATAAGCCCGAGCACTTCGCCCGCGGCCAGTTTCAGCGAAATATCCTGCACCAGCGGCGAACCGTCGAGGGTTTCGATGCGCAGTCCGCGCATCTCCAAAATTGTACGGGTCATGCTTCATCTCCATGCGGCAGGCTGTTACGAGCCAGCAGCCAGTCAACCACCAGATTGACGCCAATGGTCAGCAAGGCAATCGCCGCCGCCGGATACAACGGGGCGAACTGGCCGAAGTTAATCGCCTGTGCGTTGTCGCGCACCATGCTGCCCCAGTCGGCGTACGGCGGCTGGATGCCTAAACCTAAGAAACTTAAGCCTGCGATAAACAGGAAGGTAAAACAGAAACGCATCCCGAACTCCGCCAGCAGCGGCGGCAGGGCGTTGGGCAGGATCTCTTTGAACAGCACCCAGCGCAGACCTTCACCGCGCAGACGTGCCGCTTCAACATATTCCTGACAGACAATCGTCTGCGCCACCAGCCGTGCCAGACGGAAAACGCGTGTGGCATCCAGCAGGGCGATGGTCAGCACCAGCACCGGAATTGAGGTGCCCATCACCGAAAGGACGATCAGTGCAAAAATCAGCACCGGAATCGACATCACGGTATCCACGACGCGCGACAACACAACGTCCACCCATTTGCCATAAATCGCAGCGGTAAAGCCAGTGACGATGCCAATGATGAAGGAGCTGAAGGTGATGGTCAGCGCAATGGCAATGGTGGTACGGGCGCCAAACAGGATGCGTGAAAGCATATCGCGCCCGAGGCTGTCGGTACCAAACGGCGTGGCGGCGGAAGGCAGCAGCCAGATATCGCCCACCTGTTCCGTTTCGCTGTGCGGCGCAAGCCACGGCGCAAAGACCGCCGCCAGCAGATTCACCGCAATAATCACAATGCCAATCCAGGCCGACAGCGGGATATTAATGAAATAACGGTTCATGATGTCCCTCTTTTTAGCGCGCATGGCGCAGGCGCGGATTGCACCAGATCGCCAGTAAATCGGCAGTGGTGTTGAGGAAGATATAGGTGCCGCCGAACAGCAGACCACAGGCCTGAACTACCGGCAGGTCGCGCTTGGTCACTGCATCGACCATGTACTGACCGATACCCGGATAGACAAACACCACTTCCACCAGAATCACGCCAACCACCAGATAGGCGAGGTTGAATGCCACCACGTTGATGATCGGTGCGAGGGCGTTGGGCAAGGCGTGTGAGACCACGATACGCCAGCGCGGAATGCCTTTGAGCACCGCACTTTCTATATACGGGCTGGACATCACCGCCGTGACCGAGGCGCGGGTCATGCGCAACATATGCGCCAGCACCACCAGCGTCAGGGTCAGCATCGGCAGGGTGCAGACATACAGCCGGTCTGCCAGGGTGGAGGAACTGTCGACCATCGCCAGACTCGGGAACCACGTCAGGCGGATGGCGAAGGCAATCACCAGAATGTAACCGACGAAAAACTCCGGTACCGAAATGCTGATGAGCGTCAGGGTATTCGCCAGCCTGTCAAAGACCGAACCACGCCAGATAGCGGAGGCGATGCCTAAACCCACCGCCAGCGGAATGGCGATGACCGCGGCATAACCCGCCAGAAACAGCGTGTTACCCAGACGCGGCAGCAGTTCGTCGCTTATCTGACGTCCGTTGGCCAGCGAATGTCCTAAATCACCGTGCATGATGCCCGCCAGCCAGTGCAGATAACGCAGCACTGACGGTTCATCTAACCCCAGTTGCAGGCGTAGCGCCGCCACGGTTTCAGGTGTGGCGCTCTGACCCAGAATCGCCGTTGCCACGTCACCAGGCAACATTTCGGTGCCGATAAATATCAGCACCGATACCAGCCACAGCGTGATAATGCCCAACAGCACACGCTGTAAAATCCTCTTCTTCATCATGCCTCCAGCCAGACGCGCTCGGCCAGACGACCACCCATGAAGTTAAACATCGGGTGCGGTTTGATACCGCCGACTTTTTTGCTCGCCGCATCGAGGTAATCACCGAACAGTGGGATCATTGCGCCGCCGTTGTCACGCACGATACTTTGCAGTTCGCCGTAGATTTCGGCGCGTTTGCTTTCATCGAGCAGCGAACGCGCCTGAAGGAGCAGGGCGTCGAACTTGTCATCTTTCCAGTGGGTATCGTTCCATTTTGCGCTGGACTGATAGGCGGTGGAGAACATCTGATCCGCCGTCGGGCGGCCACCCCAGTAGCCCATGCTGAATGGCGCTTTCATCCACACGTCGTCCCAGTAACTGTCGGCGGGCTGGCGTTTGATGTTGACCTGAATACCGCCTTTTTGCGCCTGTCCCTGGAACAGAGCGGCGGCGTCTAATGCTCCGGCAAAGGCGGCATCGGAGGAGGACAGCTCGATTTTGAGGTCGGTCAGACCGGCTTTTTTCAGGTAGAACTTTGATTTTTCAGGATCGTAAACCCGCTGCTCGAGACTGTGATTGAAGAAGCGGTCTGTTTTCGGGATCGGATGATCGTTACCCAGCGAGCCGTAACCGCGCAGCACAGTATCGAGAATTTTCTGCCGGTCGATGCCGTATTTTATCGCCATGCGCACGTCGTTGTTGTTGTACGGCGGGACGCTGCAATCCATCAGGAAGGTAAAGTGCTGGCCACCGGCAGAACGGATGATATTGAGCGCCGGGCTGCGCTTGAGAAAATCGACGGTTTTGAAATCGACGCGGTTGATGGCGTGAACCTGCCCGGAAATCAGGGCGTTGGTGCGCGCCGTCGGATCGTTGATCACCAGCACTTCTACCGCGTCGACAAAGGCGCGATCCGGCTTCCAGTAGTTCGGATTTCGTTTGAACAGCGAGCGCACGCCCGGCTCGTACTGGTCGAAGATATAACCGCCGGTGCCAATCGGGTGCGACCAGTCGGTAAACCCGTTCGGTACCACCACCAGATGATAATCCGCCAGCAGATAGGGCAGGTCGGCATTGCCACCATCGAGGGTGACAAGAATTTGGTTGTCACCCTGTTTGGTCAGGCCGGTAATCGGAGCGAGTTGAGTTTTAATCGCGCTTTTGGATTTGTCGCCACGATGCAGGTTGATGGAATAGAGAATGTCATCGGCGTCCAGCGTCTTGCCATTGTGGAAAGTCACACCCTCACGGACGGTAAAAATCCACTCCGCCGCACCCGGTTTGGCTTCCCACTTAGAGAACAGTTCCGGCGTAACCTGGTTATTTTCGTCAATTTCAATCAGTCCGTTCATCAGCATATATGCCTGATTTAAGGGCACCCAGTCGCTGAATAATGTCGGGTCAAGCGTATCACTGGTATTTCCACCTGACATACCCAGTTTTAATACACCGCCTTTTTTAGGTTCGGCTGCAAACGCGGAGAAAGGCGATAATCCCCATGCAGTGGTAATACCCACAGCAGAAGCGCTGGTAATAAAGCCGCGACGGCTAAGTTGTGCATCCTGCATTAATTTCGTCAAAGGGGAATTATGATCTTTCATTAATTTCTCCATGGTGGCGTGCTGAATTTTATAGGTGCAAGTGAAGTTTCCCTGGTGTGTCTAATGGGCGCAATGGTTTGCCTGCCTGATTTATATCAAAACACTCTGCGTTACTTGCATGAGAATTTATCATGAGGGTATGCGAAAAATGCGCGGCAGAACACCCTGAAAAGCTTTATTTTTCTGGGTAATGAACGTTTGTAAAGGGAAAGGGCCGGTGGAACTGCATACGGTGGTCGGGTTAATTGGCGTGTTTTGCTATCTTCTGGCTTATGCGTTGGTTCAAATGCGCAGACTAGCGGTTGATGCTAACAGTTACGCATATCTTAATATTATCGGCGGTGTGTTCGGGCTGTATTCTTTAAGCCATGATTTTAATCTTGCCTCCTGTATTTCTCAGTCATGCTGGCTGTTATTCACATTAATTGGCATGAATT comes from the Enterobacteriaceae bacterium Kacie_13 genome and includes:
- a CDS encoding ABC transporter permease subunit, whose product is MNRYFINIPLSAWIGIVIIAVNLLAAVFAPWLAPHSETEQVGDIWLLPSAATPFGTDSLGRDMLSRILFGARTTIAIALTITFSSFIIGIVTGFTAAIYGKWVDVVLSRVVDTVMSIPVLIFALIVLSVMGTSIPVLVLTIALLDATRVFRLARLVAQTIVCQEYVEAARLRGEGLRWVLFKEILPNALPPLLAEFGMRFCFTFLFIAGLSFLGLGIQPPYADWGSMVRDNAQAINFGQFAPLYPAAAIALLTIGVNLVVDWLLARNSLPHGDEA
- a CDS encoding cyclic nucleotide-binding protein translates to MELHTVVGLIGVFCYLLAYALVQMRRLAVDANSYAYLNIIGGVFGLYSLSHDFNLASCISQSCWLLFTLIGMNSARKRRYLEKNKIPPVDI
- a CDS encoding CocE/NonD family hydrolase, which gives rise to MSTKRIVTDFPHAVTVTEHLWIPLGDGTRLAARLWLPDDAESQPVPAILEYIPYRKRDGTRTRDEPMHGFFAGNGYAVLRVDMRGSGESDGLLADEYLLQEQDDALEVIDWITRQSWCSGNVGMMGKSWGGFNGLQVAARRPAALKAVITVCSTDDRYADDIHYKGGCLLNDNLWWGGIMLAYQSRPADPALVGDSWHKDWINRLENMPFFPALWMEHPLRDAYWQHGSVCEDWSAIQCPVMAIGGWADAYSNAVFRLMDNLQVPRRAILGPWAHIYPQDGTPEPAIGFLQEAVRWWDHWLKGKDNGAMDGPMIQTWLQDSQPASAMRPVSRGEWVGFDGGTASNVHHSPRWLTRGQLNTQPDADAGVINICSPQNHGLMAGEWMGAGVPGEMPPDQRVDDGMAEFFDGEPLAEPLTIFGFPQFTVELSSDKPAAMLYVRLSDVAPDGSVNRVTHGWLNLTHLQGHDKSVPLIPGQKVRVPVQLDGIAHRFAAGNRMRISLATTFWPMIWPMAEAATLTVDLHSAQLILPVCAQPVSIAGPISEPQSAAPTPQTLLSPGRVDRNISYDFLTDSWTCVTHGVGGVFGEGVYRFDDIDTTVDHSLRRELTVSNGDPLSARYLLTQTMKMGREGWWMEAVITLEMRSDLTHFIVSGDMVVSLNGEEEVSRYWHEKVKR
- a CDS encoding ABC transporter permease subunit; the protein is MKKRILQRVLLGIITLWLVSVLIFIGTEMLPGDVATAILGQSATPETVAALRLQLGLDEPSVLRYLHWLAGIMHGDLGHSLANGRQISDELLPRLGNTLFLAGYAAVIAIPLAVGLGIASAIWRGSVFDRLANTLTLISISVPEFFVGYILVIAFAIRLTWFPSLAMVDSSSTLADRLYVCTLPMLTLTLVVLAHMLRMTRASVTAVMSSPYIESAVLKGIPRWRIVVSHALPNALAPIINVVAFNLAYLVVGVILVEVVFVYPGIGQYMVDAVTKRDLPVVQACGLLFGGTYIFLNTTADLLAIWCNPRLRHAR
- a CDS encoding nickel ABC transporter ATP-binding protein NikE, with the translated sequence MTRTILEMRGLRIETLDGSPLVQDISLKLAAGEVLGLIGESGAGKSTIGLAALGYARQGCRIAGGEVFLDGTDIVSQPSHVKREWRGRRVAYVAQSAAASFNPALTIEKQVCEGPIRHGLMNKEESRQWAVSLFRSLDLPDPENIGKRYPHQLSGGQLQRAMAAMAMSCKPDLLIMDEPTTALDVTTQIEVLVMLRKLVREFNTAALYITHDLAVVAQLADRIMVLRHGKEVETGETQTILENPQQEYTRRLVAEREPALSPLTEGHASSGQPLLTMQKLSTGYNGQRVVHDVSLQLPRGKTLAIIGESGSGKSTLARALVGLLPDTEGTTDFDGMSLSHNYQKRNKETLRRIQMIYQLPDVALNPRQTLLDIIGRPLTFYFGMNKKQARERVEELLRLTELPVKLIDRRPGELSGGQKQRVCIARALAAQPELIICDEATSALDPLVAEEVLNLLRRLQQQLGLSYLFITHDLGTVKRIAHQVAVMYQGKVVASGDTDVVFRAPMHSYTEKLLTSVPEMRTTWLDDVLALRNVPLPASAIPSTGVL
- a CDS encoding peptide ABC transporter substrate-binding protein, giving the protein MKDHNSPLTKLMQDAQLSRRGFITSASAVGITTAWGLSPFSAFAAEPKKGGVLKLGMSGGNTSDTLDPTLFSDWVPLNQAYMLMNGLIEIDENNQVTPELFSKWEAKPGAAEWIFTVREGVTFHNGKTLDADDILYSINLHRGDKSKSAIKTQLAPITGLTKQGDNQILVTLDGGNADLPYLLADYHLVVVPNGFTDWSHPIGTGGYIFDQYEPGVRSLFKRNPNYWKPDRAFVDAVEVLVINDPTARTNALISGQVHAINRVDFKTVDFLKRSPALNIIRSAGGQHFTFLMDCSVPPYNNNDVRMAIKYGIDRQKILDTVLRGYGSLGNDHPIPKTDRFFNHSLEQRVYDPEKSKFYLKKAGLTDLKIELSSSDAAFAGALDAAALFQGQAQKGGIQVNIKRQPADSYWDDVWMKAPFSMGYWGGRPTADQMFSTAYQSSAKWNDTHWKDDKFDALLLQARSLLDESKRAEIYGELQSIVRDNGGAMIPLFGDYLDAASKKVGGIKPHPMFNFMGGRLAERVWLEA